In Leisingera methylohalidivorans DSM 14336, a single genomic region encodes these proteins:
- a CDS encoding TetR/AcrR family transcriptional regulator: MFPHAIRGGNLNTGSDAAFSLHSINYTTMLHRYLFCHSFETIGSEWLSAMRPREFDEDAAVDAVMCIFWRKGYAATSMNDLVEATGLSRSTIYNSFGGKKKLFALALKEYRRVTTENIAMISRPGDVRTSLRELLLSIVADESSDREGFGCFAANSSLEVSGRDPELSALVAQHFERLEAGLLRLLKRGQKAGEIPADQDCQMLARYFVAVIQGIRVVSKGLPEASRQVHLQSIVDAVIKSL; the protein is encoded by the coding sequence ATGTTTCCACATGCCATCCGGGGGGGCAATCTGAACACGGGCTCTGATGCCGCTTTTTCGCTGCACTCAATCAACTACACAACGATGTTGCATAGGTATTTGTTCTGCCATAGTTTTGAAACAATCGGTTCAGAATGGTTAAGTGCTATGAGGCCAAGAGAATTTGATGAAGATGCGGCTGTTGACGCGGTCATGTGTATTTTTTGGCGAAAAGGCTATGCTGCAACTTCCATGAATGATCTGGTGGAAGCAACCGGCCTGTCTCGCAGTACCATATACAACTCCTTTGGCGGCAAGAAAAAGCTCTTTGCGCTGGCCCTTAAAGAGTACCGGCGAGTGACCACTGAAAATATTGCGATGATCTCCCGGCCCGGTGACGTGAGAACCAGCCTCCGGGAACTGCTTCTATCGATCGTTGCCGACGAATCAAGTGACCGCGAGGGCTTTGGTTGTTTCGCTGCAAACAGCAGCTTGGAGGTTTCCGGCCGGGATCCGGAGCTCAGCGCGTTGGTGGCGCAACATTTCGAGCGATTGGAGGCCGGTCTGCTGCGGCTCCTGAAGCGAGGGCAGAAAGCCGGAGAAATTCCGGCCGATCAGGACTGCCAAATGCTGGCGCGGTATTTTGTTGCTGTAATTCAAGGAATTAGGGTCGTCAGCAAGGGTCTCCCAGAGGCCTCCCGCCAGGTTCACTTGCAAAGCATCGTCGACGCGGTAATCAAATCGTTGTAG
- a CDS encoding winged helix-turn-helix domain-containing protein yields MLPDRAPELPVKLGECWFHHKKARLIGRHGEEIRLRPQSAHVLDLLAASIGQTVTKTELFAEVWPDVSVTEDSLCQCIADIRRALDDKQRTILRTVPKRGYVLTAPGGFASKQLNEPAPAGKNTVLALEAADGVLTPDILGSLGTGIVCGLAFHQRASRRQLMVAELSGTEAAVRLGLELSEKMRRQGGHSEGRIALDLANAATPSSQGMPCLLAEPRVSRLVSLTAPGEVLATAGIRKAAKDGTGWNFEDLGERCIKGEMIHVFRVMPVTSVAGGLRNTGEGCRPSVAVIPFRALPAEQEDILGEMLADDIISILSQSQELNVMSRLAATAHHKRDPNPAVIRDRLAADSVLSGRYTQSGGRLVLRVELADTRSQMVLWADRIETECSAVLKDLTIACRIASGLRTALGLIEPRQVQIYPAASLGNCM; encoded by the coding sequence ATGCTACCCGATCGTGCCCCAGAGCTGCCAGTCAAATTAGGCGAATGCTGGTTTCATCATAAGAAGGCCCGCCTGATTGGCAGGCACGGAGAGGAAATCCGTCTACGCCCGCAATCCGCACACGTGCTTGACCTGCTGGCCGCCAGCATCGGCCAGACCGTCACCAAGACCGAGCTTTTTGCTGAGGTCTGGCCAGATGTCAGTGTCACGGAGGACAGCCTGTGCCAGTGCATTGCGGACATCCGCCGTGCGCTGGATGACAAACAGCGGACCATCCTGCGCACTGTGCCGAAACGCGGCTATGTTCTCACGGCGCCCGGCGGTTTCGCTTCGAAACAGTTGAATGAACCGGCCCCGGCAGGCAAAAACACGGTACTTGCACTTGAGGCTGCAGACGGCGTGCTGACACCGGATATTCTTGGCTCGCTGGGCACCGGAATTGTCTGCGGGCTGGCGTTTCATCAGCGGGCCAGCCGGCGACAGCTGATGGTAGCTGAACTTTCCGGAACCGAGGCCGCAGTCAGGTTGGGGCTGGAACTGTCGGAAAAAATGCGCCGCCAGGGCGGACATTCGGAGGGCCGCATTGCGCTCGACCTCGCCAATGCGGCGACCCCCAGCAGCCAGGGAATGCCCTGTCTGCTGGCAGAGCCCCGCGTCAGTCGGCTCGTCAGCCTGACAGCTCCCGGAGAGGTTCTGGCTACGGCTGGCATCAGGAAGGCCGCTAAGGACGGTACCGGCTGGAACTTCGAGGACTTGGGTGAGCGGTGCATTAAGGGGGAAATGATACATGTTTTCCGGGTTATGCCTGTCACATCAGTAGCTGGGGGCCTCCGCAACACTGGGGAGGGCTGTCGGCCGTCGGTCGCGGTGATCCCGTTCCGGGCGCTGCCGGCGGAGCAAGAAGACATTCTGGGGGAGATGCTGGCTGACGATATCATCTCGATCCTGTCACAGTCGCAGGAGCTCAACGTGATGTCCCGACTGGCCGCCACCGCGCATCACAAGCGGGATCCGAACCCTGCGGTCATCCGGGATCGCCTCGCAGCCGATTCCGTCCTCTCCGGGCGCTACACGCAATCTGGCGGGCGGCTGGTGCTGAGGGTGGAGCTTGCGGACACACGGTCGCAGATGGTGCTGTGGGCGGACCGGATCGAGACCGAATGCAGCGCGGTTCTGAAAGATTTGACAATCGCATGCCGAATTGCGTCGGGCCTGCGCACGGCGCTGGGTCTGATCGAGCCGCGGCAGGTACAGATCTATCCGGCCGCCTCGCTTGGCAACTGCATGTAA
- a CDS encoding IS91 family transposase, whose product MSRPGLEIADIFRAHGPGWRRANAGNVSLTQLKVMSAIEACRTEALGGHVAGCAKCGHRHIAYNSCKNRHCPKCQGPAARDWMEARAEDLLPVEYFHVVFTLPAEIARIASWNKRAVHGLLFRASAQTVMTIAADPKRLGARVGMTSVLHTWGSALTHHPHIHMIVPGGGLSLDGARWIACKPGFFLHVRVLSRLFRRLFLEGLMALHRAGELAFFSGLEPLAQADAFAEWLAPLRKSEWVVYAKPPFGGPEAVLAYLSRYTHRVAISNRRLVSSDAGTVAFRWKDYRIKRGDRQKVMRLATPEFIRRFLIHVLPGGFHRIRHYGLLASAQRKANIARCRALLGARCPGQEPPEAAEVLPLTLREPCPCCGGTMHIIEIFRRGQKPRSRAPPRKEAA is encoded by the coding sequence GTGTCCCGCCCGGGGCTGGAGATTGCTGATATATTCCGTGCCCATGGTCCCGGGTGGCGGCGGGCCAATGCAGGGAATGTCAGCCTGACCCAGCTCAAGGTGATGTCGGCAATCGAAGCCTGCCGGACCGAAGCGCTCGGCGGGCACGTGGCCGGGTGCGCCAAATGCGGCCATCGCCACATCGCCTACAATTCCTGCAAGAACCGGCACTGCCCGAAGTGCCAAGGGCCAGCAGCGCGCGACTGGATGGAAGCCCGCGCCGAGGATCTGCTGCCCGTGGAGTATTTCCACGTGGTCTTTACCCTGCCGGCAGAGATCGCCCGGATCGCCTCCTGGAACAAGCGGGCGGTCCACGGTCTGCTGTTCCGGGCGTCGGCACAAACGGTCATGACCATCGCAGCGGACCCCAAGCGCCTTGGCGCACGGGTGGGCATGACCAGCGTGCTGCATACCTGGGGATCGGCGCTGACCCATCACCCCCACATCCATATGATCGTTCCCGGTGGCGGCCTGTCTCTGGACGGCGCGAGATGGATTGCCTGCAAGCCCGGATTCTTCCTGCATGTGCGGGTCCTGTCGCGCTTGTTCCGGCGGCTGTTTCTGGAGGGGCTGATGGCGCTTCACCGCGCCGGGGAGCTGGCCTTCTTCAGCGGCCTGGAACCGCTGGCGCAGGCTGATGCCTTCGCAGAGTGGCTGGCTCCTTTGCGCAAGTCCGAATGGGTGGTCTATGCCAAACCGCCCTTCGGAGGCCCGGAAGCCGTGCTCGCCTATCTCAGCCGGTACACCCACAGGGTGGCCATCTCGAACCGCCGCCTCGTCAGCTCCGATGCGGGCACCGTGGCATTCCGTTGGAAGGACTACAGGATCAAGCGCGGCGACAGGCAGAAAGTCATGCGTTTGGCCACGCCCGAGTTCATCCGCCGCTTCCTGATCCACGTCCTGCCCGGTGGATTTCATCGCATCCGGCACTACGGCTTGCTCGCCTCAGCGCAGCGCAAGGCCAACATCGCCCGGTGCCGTGCCCTGCTCGGGGCAAGGTGCCCGGGTCAAGAACCGCCAGAAGCCGCCGAGGTTCTCCCGCTCACCCTGCGTGAGCCATGCCCCTGCTGTGGCGGAACAATGCATATCATCGAGATCTTCCGGCGCGGGCAAAAACCCCGGTCGCGCGCGCCACCGCGGAAGGAGGCGGCATGA
- a CDS encoding ribonuclease activity regulator RraA produces the protein MNDYILSDETRDKLRKVSTASVATALYKRGLRNQFVQGVTPVGRKPVTMVGQAFTLRYIPAREDRNPITVFRDRDHKQRVAVETCPKGHVLVMDARKDCRAATAGSILVTRLQQRGVEGVVSDGGVRDAAGIGALDMPAYFARPSAPTNLTLHEAIDLNVPISCGDAAVFPGDVMLGDGDGVMVIPAHLSDEVAAECTEMEAYEDFVLEQVNDGAGIIGLYPGTDNENIVKFNAWREKTGR, from the coding sequence ATGAACGATTATATCCTGTCCGATGAAACGCGTGACAAATTACGTAAGGTGTCTACCGCTTCCGTGGCCACCGCGCTCTATAAACGAGGACTGCGCAATCAGTTCGTGCAGGGGGTTACGCCGGTCGGACGCAAGCCGGTAACCATGGTAGGTCAGGCCTTTACCCTGCGCTACATTCCGGCGCGCGAAGATCGAAACCCGATCACGGTGTTCCGCGACCGCGACCACAAACAGCGCGTTGCCGTCGAGACTTGCCCCAAGGGCCATGTGCTGGTGATGGACGCGCGCAAGGACTGCCGTGCCGCCACAGCCGGCTCGATCCTTGTTACCCGCCTGCAACAGCGCGGTGTAGAGGGTGTGGTCTCGGACGGCGGTGTGCGGGATGCGGCGGGAATAGGCGCGCTTGACATGCCGGCCTATTTCGCCCGCCCTTCGGCCCCCACGAACCTGACCCTGCACGAGGCGATCGACCTCAATGTGCCAATTTCTTGCGGCGATGCGGCAGTCTTTCCCGGCGACGTAATGCTGGGCGATGGCGATGGCGTCATGGTGATTCCGGCCCATCTCTCTGATGAGGTCGCTGCGGAATGCACAGAGATGGAGGCCTATGAAGATTTTGTACTCGAGCAGGTCAACGATGGCGCGGGGATTATCGGACTTTATCCGGGAACCGACAACGAGAACATCGTGAAATTTAACGCGTGGCGCGAAAAGACAGGACGATAG
- a CDS encoding Bug family tripartite tricarboxylate transporter substrate binding protein has translation MFYKSLKTTLGAALGAAIFGTSVAAADFPTRDIRLIVPWPAGGGADAISRKISNIAEQDLPKSIYVENIAGAVTATGLIQMTNARPDGHTVGVLTYDSVITLPRGEMVPGYSLDNMKPIARITSEADAIVVSKHSGIENYEDLIARAKENPGQVRVGVAPKGSGPYLSVMQLEKLLDVDFNVITYAGSSSAEAEALLSGELDAAISSLGDFSGILASGDAKGVVELTSIQNATYTDVPTLKSKGHDLQTGSFIVLAAPANTPDDAVETLETTFKAAYDSAEFQDWLAQIGVTADWLGSDGVISWIDELQTKTFTLMDDLEL, from the coding sequence ATGTTTTACAAAAGCTTGAAAACCACACTTGGCGCTGCGCTTGGCGCGGCTATCTTTGGCACATCTGTTGCCGCGGCGGATTTCCCGACCCGCGATATTCGCCTAATCGTACCTTGGCCCGCAGGTGGCGGCGCAGACGCGATCTCGCGCAAAATCAGCAACATCGCCGAGCAGGATCTGCCGAAATCCATCTACGTGGAAAACATCGCCGGTGCGGTCACCGCCACCGGGCTAATCCAGATGACCAACGCGCGCCCCGATGGACACACCGTCGGCGTGTTGACCTATGACAGCGTCATCACCCTGCCGCGCGGTGAGATGGTGCCGGGCTATTCGCTCGACAACATGAAGCCGATCGCGCGCATCACCTCTGAGGCCGACGCCATCGTCGTCTCTAAGCATTCGGGCATCGAAAACTACGAAGATCTGATTGCCCGCGCCAAGGAAAACCCCGGCCAAGTGCGTGTCGGAGTGGCCCCCAAGGGCTCTGGCCCCTACCTCTCGGTGATGCAGCTGGAAAAACTGCTCGACGTGGATTTCAACGTCATCACCTATGCGGGCTCGTCCAGTGCTGAAGCCGAAGCGCTGCTCTCGGGCGAGCTGGATGCGGCAATCTCGAGCCTTGGCGACTTCAGCGGAATCCTGGCCTCCGGCGATGCCAAGGGCGTGGTCGAGCTGACCTCGATCCAGAACGCCACCTACACCGATGTACCGACGCTGAAATCCAAGGGCCATGACCTGCAGACCGGCAGCTTCATCGTGCTCGCGGCCCCGGCCAACACGCCGGATGATGCGGTCGAAACTCTGGAGACCACCTTCAAGGCGGCCTATGACAGCGCTGAGTTCCAAGACTGGCTGGCGCAGATCGGCGTGACCGCTGACTGGTTGGGTTCGGACGGGGTTATCTCCTGGATCGACGAGTTGCAGACCAAGACGTTCACGCTGATGGACGACCTGGAACTGTAA
- a CDS encoding aldehyde dehydrogenase (NADP(+)): MTFTPHGDHLIAGERVSAEGKLSSAPASGNAFEFSAGSPELVAEACAAAHAAFSGFAATTREERAVLLETIADEIDARGDEITEIGSAETGLPEARLQGERGRTTGQLRLFATHIRDGAYLDRRHDTALPDRQPLPRPDLRMMQRPIGPVAVFGASNFPLAFSTAGGDTAAALAAGCPVVVKGHGAHPGTGEIVGDAIVAALAKLGMDGGIFSLVQGGTRAVGEALVTDPRIKAVGFTGSLGGGRALFDLCAKRPEPIPFFGELGSVNPMFVLPEAATARGADLGTGWAASLTIGAGQFCTNPGIAIVMDGPEADAFVNAASEGLKAVAAQTMLTDGMADAYRSGARRVSEAAGVKSLLTSTCEGRSAAPYLFDVPAEDWMANEELSEEVFGPLGLVIRVKDAEQMQVVAANFKGQLTATLQMDEGDFDLARALLPVLEQMAGRVLANGFPTGVEVADTMVHGGPYPASTNFGATSVGTLSIRRFLRPVCYQNLPVALLPADLQAD; the protein is encoded by the coding sequence ATGACATTTACCCCACACGGCGATCACCTAATTGCTGGCGAGCGCGTGAGCGCTGAGGGAAAATTATCTTCTGCTCCGGCCAGCGGCAACGCCTTTGAGTTCTCAGCGGGTTCGCCCGAGCTGGTAGCCGAAGCCTGTGCAGCAGCGCATGCGGCTTTCTCCGGCTTTGCCGCCACCACCCGCGAAGAACGTGCGGTTCTGCTTGAAACCATTGCCGATGAGATCGACGCACGCGGCGACGAGATCACCGAAATCGGCAGCGCCGAAACCGGTCTGCCCGAAGCGCGCCTTCAAGGCGAGCGCGGCCGCACCACCGGCCAGCTGCGCCTGTTTGCAACCCACATCCGCGACGGTGCTTATCTTGACCGCCGCCATGACACCGCATTGCCGGACCGTCAGCCGCTGCCGCGTCCCGATCTGCGGATGATGCAGCGCCCGATTGGCCCGGTTGCGGTCTTTGGCGCCTCGAACTTCCCGCTGGCCTTCTCCACCGCTGGCGGCGATACCGCTGCGGCGCTGGCGGCAGGCTGCCCTGTTGTGGTCAAAGGCCACGGCGCGCACCCCGGCACCGGCGAAATTGTCGGCGACGCCATCGTTGCGGCGCTGGCCAAGCTGGGCATGGACGGCGGCATCTTCAGCCTCGTGCAGGGCGGCACCCGCGCGGTGGGCGAAGCGCTTGTCACCGATCCCCGCATCAAAGCCGTCGGCTTCACCGGCAGCTTGGGCGGCGGGCGCGCGCTGTTTGACCTTTGCGCCAAGCGCCCCGAGCCGATCCCGTTCTTCGGTGAGCTGGGCAGCGTTAACCCGATGTTCGTGCTGCCAGAGGCCGCCACCGCGCGCGGTGCTGATCTTGGCACGGGCTGGGCTGCAAGTCTGACCATAGGCGCCGGCCAATTCTGCACCAACCCCGGCATCGCCATTGTAATGGATGGGCCTGAGGCTGACGCATTTGTGAACGCCGCCAGCGAAGGCCTCAAAGCTGTCGCCGCGCAAACCATGCTGACCGATGGCATGGCTGACGCCTACCGCAGCGGTGCGCGCCGCGTATCGGAGGCGGCGGGCGTGAAATCGCTGTTGACCAGCACCTGCGAAGGCCGCTCTGCCGCACCGTATCTGTTTGACGTCCCGGCCGAAGACTGGATGGCCAACGAAGAGCTGTCAGAAGAGGTGTTTGGCCCGCTGGGTTTGGTGATCCGGGTCAAGGACGCGGAGCAGATGCAGGTTGTTGCAGCCAACTTTAAGGGTCAGCTGACTGCGACGTTGCAAATGGACGAGGGCGATTTCGATCTTGCGCGCGCGCTCTTGCCGGTGCTTGAGCAGATGGCCGGACGCGTGTTGGCCAATGGTTTCCCCACCGGGGTCGAAGTGGCTGATACGATGGTACATGGCGGTCCCTATCCGGCGTCGACCAACTTTGGCGCAACATCCGTCGGCACCCTGTCGATTCGACGGTTCCTGCGGCCGGTCTGCTACCAAAACCTGCCCGTGGCGCTGCTGCCTGCCGATCTTCAGGCAGACTGA
- a CDS encoding IS110 family transposase, whose amino-acid sequence MEYFAGLDVSLRSCAACVVDGKGTVLHEQELPCEIEAIAGYLTALRFPIERVGFEAGTMCQHLYYGLMAEGFEVVCMEARQVSAALSAMRNKTDRNDARGIAQVLRTGWFSPVHMKSREAHGIRALLSTRKALLSKTIDLANEVRGLLKIFGIRLPKTVQHGSFDDMVRPMVEMDEVLAHALLPLLDARLALHQHFLELDRRGKRAARQDEVCLRLMTAPGVGPVTALTFKAAVDDPARFKRSRTVAAHFGLTPRRYQSGEQDNPGRISKAGDRDVRATLYAAANALLVRTKAGSQIKSWGMRLMRTKGRRRAVVAVARKLAVLLHRMWADGAEFRSGTVEGMA is encoded by the coding sequence ATGGAGTATTTCGCGGGCTTGGACGTTTCGCTGCGGTCCTGCGCGGCCTGTGTTGTCGATGGCAAAGGCACGGTTCTGCACGAGCAAGAACTGCCTTGTGAGATTGAGGCGATTGCCGGCTATCTGACTGCGCTTCGCTTTCCGATTGAGCGTGTTGGCTTTGAAGCCGGTACGATGTGTCAGCATCTGTACTACGGCTTGATGGCTGAAGGGTTTGAAGTTGTCTGTATGGAAGCGCGTCAGGTGAGCGCCGCACTATCGGCGATGCGCAACAAGACGGATCGGAACGATGCTCGGGGAATTGCTCAAGTCCTGCGCACGGGGTGGTTCAGCCCCGTTCATATGAAGAGCCGGGAGGCGCACGGCATTCGGGCGCTTCTGAGCACACGGAAAGCTCTGCTGAGCAAGACCATTGATCTGGCCAACGAAGTGCGCGGTCTTTTGAAGATCTTCGGTATCCGCCTGCCCAAAACAGTGCAGCATGGCAGCTTTGACGATATGGTCCGGCCAATGGTCGAGATGGACGAGGTGTTGGCCCATGCCTTGCTGCCGCTGCTTGATGCCCGGTTGGCGCTGCACCAACACTTCCTGGAACTGGACCGGCGGGGTAAACGCGCGGCCCGCCAGGATGAGGTCTGCCTGCGCCTGATGACGGCCCCCGGCGTGGGCCCGGTTACAGCATTGACCTTCAAGGCTGCGGTTGATGACCCCGCGCGTTTCAAACGATCTCGCACTGTGGCCGCTCACTTTGGTTTGACGCCCCGAAGATACCAGTCCGGTGAACAAGATAATCCCGGTCGAATATCCAAGGCCGGGGATCGAGACGTGAGGGCGACACTTTACGCCGCCGCCAACGCCTTGCTGGTACGAACCAAGGCTGGCTCTCAGATCAAATCATGGGGCATGCGATTGATGCGCACCAAGGGGCGCCGCCGCGCTGTCGTAGCTGTCGCCCGCAAACTGGCCGTTCTGCTCCATCGCATGTGGGCAGATGGCGCCGAGTTCCGTTCAGGGACGGTGGAGGGCATGGCATGA
- a CDS encoding recombinase family protein, with protein sequence MATALNADGILAPRGRGNGSGDWRQTTINGNRDRGTGILNNELYIGRRVWDRLRYSKHPETGKPVSKLNPSNNWISHEDANLRIITQDLWDSVKERQTAQQRVRGAKTASDANGLSVAQGMRRRKYLLSGLLSCGQCGGNLTIAGSGKPAGPDIANAAFSASLPLVPAQHQD encoded by the coding sequence ATCGCAACGGCTCTCAACGCTGATGGTATCCTTGCCCCACGCGGCCGAGGCAATGGGTCTGGAGACTGGCGCCAGACGACGATCAACGGCAACCGAGACCGCGGCACCGGCATTCTCAACAACGAACTCTATATTGGGCGCCGAGTCTGGGATCGCCTGCGGTATTCCAAGCACCCGGAGACCGGCAAACCTGTCTCCAAGCTCAACCCGTCCAATAACTGGATCTCGCACGAGGATGCGAACCTCCGGATCATCACACAGGACCTCTGGGACAGCGTAAAGGAGCGACAGACCGCGCAGCAGCGTGTCCGCGGCGCCAAGACCGCATCGGACGCCAACGGCCTGTCCGTGGCCCAAGGCATGCGTCGGCGCAAGTATCTGCTGTCCGGCCTGCTGTCCTGCGGACAATGCGGCGGCAACCTAACCATCGCAGGGAGCGGCAAGCCTGCTGGTCCCGACATTGCAAACGCAGCTTTCTCCGCATCGCTGCCGCTCGTGCCGGCGCAGCACCAGGACTAA
- a CDS encoding trypsin-like serine peptidase translates to MNKPFKPDYPAAGHVLGQSGGTRKTSGALKIPGFPGQGVEIVFPPDDRTRVEVTTSYPWNTIGQLIMQFPNGEFFTGTATLVDGRHVLTAAHNVFGNDLGGFARNVWFVPARSHDDMPYGIAEAERVFITEEYYTLSPANPNQTPDGEVDDITLYTEDYAIVRLKAPLNLPIMGLYAASDTELSGASARITGYPGDKPNDYMWTAAGPISAPDEEFIFYRIDTYKGESGAGVMFDFDLPVGLAVSGVHVAGDAELVTNFAVRLNNQRIGQILKWMNA, encoded by the coding sequence ATGAACAAGCCATTCAAACCTGACTATCCGGCCGCCGGCCACGTCCTGGGGCAATCCGGCGGCACCCGGAAAACATCCGGCGCTCTGAAGATACCGGGCTTTCCGGGACAGGGGGTCGAGATTGTATTCCCCCCCGATGATCGGACCCGGGTGGAGGTGACCACCAGCTACCCCTGGAACACGATCGGCCAGCTTATCATGCAGTTCCCGAACGGGGAGTTCTTTACCGGAACGGCAACCCTGGTTGACGGAAGACACGTTCTGACTGCCGCGCACAATGTGTTCGGCAATGACCTCGGCGGGTTCGCGCGGAATGTCTGGTTTGTACCAGCGCGCAGCCACGATGACATGCCGTACGGAATCGCCGAGGCCGAAAGGGTCTTCATCACCGAGGAATATTACACGCTTTCACCGGCAAATCCGAACCAGACACCGGACGGCGAGGTCGATGATATCACGCTTTACACCGAGGACTACGCCATCGTGCGGCTGAAAGCGCCCCTCAATCTGCCGATTATGGGGCTCTACGCGGCGAGCGATACGGAACTGTCCGGAGCTTCGGCACGGATTACGGGCTATCCGGGCGACAAGCCGAACGACTATATGTGGACCGCCGCCGGCCCGATTTCCGCGCCGGATGAAGAATTCATTTTCTACCGGATCGATACCTATAAGGGCGAAAGCGGCGCAGGCGTGATGTTCGACTTCGACTTGCCTGTCGGGCTGGCGGTGTCGGGGGTTCACGTTGCGGGCGACGCCGAGCTGGTCACAAATTTTGCCGTGCGCCTGAACAACCAGAGAATTGGCCAAATCCTGAAATGGATGAATGCGTGA
- a CDS encoding NAD(P)-dependent oxidoreductase, translated as MAVLGTGLMGAPMARNIAATGCRVTVWNRTSAKALSLAVHNIAPAADSAEAVLGADVIVTMLKDAGAIAEAVSTLPDADSAPASPVCWLQMSTVGPADLPGLQSLADRKGLTLIDAPVLGTRQLAEAGQLLVLAAGPEETRDAVRPVLEAIGKATRWLDTGPGTATRLKLALNSWVFALTHGAAESLALARGLGLDPALVAETLRGGPLDTAFFQMKAQAMVADDFTPAFTIDNAVKDSVLILDAARAAGVRADLAEAGLNRYRRVQGQGRGDADMAASILA; from the coding sequence GTGGCGGTTCTGGGAACCGGGCTGATGGGGGCGCCGATGGCCCGCAATATCGCGGCGACTGGCTGCCGCGTTACGGTCTGGAACCGCACGTCTGCCAAGGCCCTGTCCTTGGCAGTACATAATATTGCCCCTGCGGCGGATTCCGCCGAGGCGGTCCTTGGCGCCGATGTCATTGTGACCATGCTGAAAGACGCCGGCGCAATCGCAGAGGCCGTGTCCACGTTGCCGGATGCGGACAGCGCGCCGGCGTCCCCTGTATGCTGGCTGCAGATGAGCACGGTCGGCCCTGCGGACCTGCCCGGGCTGCAGTCTTTGGCAGACCGCAAGGGGCTTACACTGATTGACGCGCCGGTGCTCGGCACTCGCCAGTTGGCCGAAGCCGGGCAGTTGCTGGTGCTGGCAGCAGGGCCGGAAGAAACACGGGACGCCGTTCGCCCGGTTTTGGAGGCAATCGGCAAAGCCACCCGCTGGCTAGACACCGGCCCGGGCACGGCAACCCGGCTGAAACTGGCGCTGAACAGCTGGGTTTTCGCCCTTACCCATGGCGCGGCGGAAAGCCTGGCGCTGGCACGCGGCTTGGGGCTGGACCCGGCGCTGGTGGCGGAAACCCTGCGCGGCGGGCCGCTGGATACCGCTTTCTTCCAAATGAAAGCCCAGGCGATGGTGGCGGATGATTTCACTCCGGCCTTCACCATAGACAACGCCGTCAAGGACAGCGTTCTGATCCTGGATGCCGCCCGCGCGGCAGGTGTGCGCGCCGATCTCGCAGAGGCAGGCCTGAACCGCTACCGGCGGGTGCAGGGGCAGGGCCGGGGCGATGCCGATATGGCAGCCTCAATCCTCGCATAA
- a CDS encoding maleate cis-trans isomerase family protein: MSNFLGQRLRIGVAIPSTNTSAQPEMEDMRAFGVTNHIGRIIIDDDSLTHADGSNRVIENIRSATPDALRSLRHCGAGAIIAAVSPDGYWEGHAAHEALHGRLAEAAGGAKVILSADAILAALKALGGIRRIGLISPYLELGDEPVSRFFTDSGIEVAATHGLGGRTPSNISDVTPADLRDAVLAVDSPQVEAIVQVGTNVPMAAFAQAAEAWTGKPVLSNNAVLYWHALRSCGVTDPIPGRGVLYENH, translated from the coding sequence GTGAGCAATTTTCTCGGCCAGCGGCTGCGCATCGGCGTTGCCATTCCATCGACCAACACCTCTGCACAGCCTGAAATGGAGGATATGCGCGCCTTTGGCGTCACCAATCACATCGGCAGGATCATCATTGACGACGATTCCCTGACCCATGCGGACGGTTCCAACCGGGTGATCGAGAACATCCGCAGCGCCACCCCCGATGCCCTCCGCAGCCTGCGCCATTGCGGCGCCGGTGCAATTATTGCCGCGGTGTCCCCGGATGGCTACTGGGAAGGCCACGCGGCACATGAAGCCCTGCATGGGCGTCTTGCGGAAGCCGCGGGCGGCGCCAAGGTCATCCTGAGCGCTGACGCCATCCTGGCGGCCCTCAAGGCACTTGGCGGCATCCGGCGCATCGGCCTTATCTCGCCTTATCTTGAGCTTGGCGACGAACCGGTCTCGCGTTTTTTCACCGACAGCGGGATTGAGGTTGCCGCCACCCACGGGCTGGGCGGGCGCACGCCCTCGAACATTTCGGACGTCACACCGGCGGATCTGCGCGACGCGGTTCTGGCCGTTGACAGCCCGCAGGTGGAGGCGATTGTCCAGGTTGGCACCAATGTGCCGATGGCGGCTTTTGCCCAGGCCGCGGAAGCCTGGACCGGCAAGCCGGTGCTGTCGAACAATGCGGTGCTGTACTGGCACGCATTGCGCAGCTGCGGCGTGACCGACCCGATCCCCGGCCGGGGCGTCCTGTACGAGAACCACTGA